From a region of the Pseudoclavibacter endophyticus genome:
- a CDS encoding sarcosine oxidase subunit delta: MLLIECPHCGPRDETEYHYGGQAGVPYPDDPSALSDREWAAYLFYRDNPAGAFTERWMHAGGCRKWFEAVRDTRTYAFESTRAAGRADGELGDGGGER; this comes from the coding sequence ATGCTGCTGATCGAGTGCCCGCACTGCGGGCCGCGCGACGAGACCGAGTACCACTACGGCGGGCAGGCGGGAGTGCCGTACCCCGACGATCCGTCGGCGCTCAGCGATCGCGAGTGGGCGGCCTACCTGTTCTACCGCGACAACCCGGCGGGCGCGTTCACCGAGCGCTGGATGCACGCGGGCGGGTGCCGCAAGTGGTTCGAGGCGGTGCGCGATACGCGCACCTACGCGTTCGAGTCGACGCGCGCCGCGGGGCGGGCGGACGGCGAACTCGGCGACGGGGGAGGCGAGCGATGA
- the glpK gene encoding glycerol kinase GlpK, protein MTDYVLAIDQGTTSTRAIVFDKTGSIVSTGQMEHEQIFPKAGWVEHNAAEIWKNTREVIGLALSRADITRHSIAAVGITNQRETAVVWDKNTGEPVYNAIVWQDTRTQSIVDRLADGDGERYKAIVGLPLATYFSGTKITWILENVEGARERAEAGDLIFGTTDTWVLWNLTGGPEGGVHATDVTNASRTMFMDLETLEWRDDILADFGVPRSMLPEIRSSSEVYGTVESSSLLREVPVAGILGDQQAATFGQAAFEAGESKNTYGTGNFLIFNTGEEIVHSRNGLLTTLGYKLGDAKPHYALEGSIAVTGSLVQWLRDNLGIIRTSDEIETLAATVDDNGGAYFVPAFSGLFAPYWRADARGALVGLTRFVNKGHIARAALEATAFQTREVLDAVNADSGVDLTELKVDGGMTVNDKLMQFQADILGVPVVRPVVAETTALGAAYAAGLATGFWKNLGELSANWQEDARWEPNLDDASRERQLRNWKKAVTKTFDWVDDDVE, encoded by the coding sequence ATGACCGACTACGTCCTCGCAATCGATCAGGGCACGACAAGCACGCGCGCGATCGTGTTCGACAAGACCGGGTCCATCGTCTCGACCGGGCAGATGGAACACGAGCAGATCTTCCCCAAAGCCGGCTGGGTTGAACACAACGCGGCAGAGATCTGGAAGAACACTCGTGAGGTCATCGGCCTCGCGCTCAGCCGCGCCGACATCACCCGCCACAGCATCGCAGCGGTCGGCATCACCAACCAGCGCGAGACCGCGGTGGTGTGGGACAAGAACACCGGCGAGCCCGTGTACAACGCCATCGTGTGGCAGGACACGCGCACGCAGTCGATCGTCGACCGGCTCGCCGACGGCGACGGCGAGCGCTACAAGGCGATCGTCGGCCTGCCGCTCGCGACCTACTTCTCCGGCACGAAGATCACGTGGATCCTCGAGAACGTCGAGGGCGCCCGCGAGCGTGCCGAGGCGGGCGACCTGATCTTCGGGACGACCGATACGTGGGTGCTGTGGAACCTCACGGGCGGCCCGGAGGGCGGCGTGCACGCGACCGACGTCACGAACGCCAGCCGCACGATGTTCATGGATCTTGAAACACTCGAGTGGCGCGACGACATCCTCGCCGACTTCGGGGTGCCCCGCTCGATGCTGCCCGAGATTCGCTCGTCCTCCGAGGTCTACGGCACCGTCGAGTCATCGAGCCTCCTCCGCGAGGTGCCGGTCGCGGGCATCCTCGGCGACCAGCAGGCGGCGACGTTCGGGCAGGCCGCGTTCGAGGCCGGCGAGTCGAAGAACACGTACGGCACGGGCAACTTCCTCATCTTCAACACGGGCGAGGAGATCGTGCACTCCCGCAACGGCCTGCTCACGACGCTCGGCTACAAGCTCGGCGACGCGAAACCGCACTACGCCCTCGAGGGATCGATCGCGGTCACCGGCTCACTCGTGCAGTGGCTGCGCGACAACCTGGGCATCATCCGGACGTCGGATGAGATCGAGACGCTCGCCGCGACCGTCGATGACAACGGCGGGGCCTACTTCGTGCCGGCGTTCTCGGGCCTGTTCGCGCCGTACTGGCGAGCAGACGCGCGCGGTGCGCTGGTCGGGCTGACCCGGTTCGTCAACAAGGGCCACATCGCGAGGGCCGCCCTCGAGGCGACGGCGTTCCAGACACGTGAGGTGCTGGACGCCGTCAACGCCGACTCCGGCGTCGACCTGACGGAACTCAAGGTCGACGGCGGCATGACTGTGAACGACAAGCTCATGCAGTTTCAGGCCGACATCCTCGGCGTTCCGGTCGTGCGCCCGGTCGTCGCCGAGACGACGGCGCTCGGCGCGGCCTACGCCGCCGGCCTCGCAACCGGGTTCTGGAAGAACCTCGGCGAGCTCAGCGCGAACTGGCAGGAGGACGCGCGCTGGGAGCCGAACCTCGACGACGCCTCCCGCGAGCGGCAGCTACGCAACTGGAAGAAGGCGGTCACGAAGACCTTCGACTGGGTCGACGACGACGTGGAGTAG
- a CDS encoding MIP/aquaporin family protein, producing the protein MSEIVGTAMLVLLGCGVVANVALTKTKGFNGGFLMVNFGWGLAVFVGVLASYASGAHINPAVTLGLVANGVDEFGMGVAVSPLSIIVYIVGQFIGAFIGATLVWLGYKKHFDETDDGATKLGVFSTAPGIRSTAWNLVTEVIGTFVLVFTVIAFGRAGEAAGLAALGALPVALLVVGIGASLGGPTGYAINPARDLGPRIMHAVLPIRGKASSDWSYSWIPVVGPIIGGLLAGWLAIPLLPVIS; encoded by the coding sequence ATGTCGGAAATCGTCGGAACCGCAATGCTCGTGCTCCTCGGTTGTGGTGTCGTCGCCAACGTCGCCCTCACCAAGACCAAGGGGTTCAACGGCGGCTTCCTCATGGTCAACTTCGGCTGGGGTCTCGCGGTGTTCGTGGGCGTCCTCGCCTCGTACGCCTCGGGCGCGCACATCAACCCGGCCGTCACGCTCGGTCTCGTCGCCAACGGTGTGGACGAATTCGGCATGGGCGTCGCAGTCTCGCCATTGAGCATCATCGTGTACATCGTCGGCCAGTTCATCGGGGCCTTCATCGGCGCGACGCTCGTGTGGTTGGGCTACAAAAAGCACTTCGATGAGACCGACGACGGCGCGACGAAACTCGGCGTCTTCTCGACGGCACCCGGCATCCGCTCGACGGCGTGGAACCTCGTCACCGAGGTCATCGGCACATTCGTGCTCGTCTTCACGGTGATCGCGTTCGGCCGCGCGGGCGAGGCCGCGGGCCTCGCCGCACTCGGCGCTCTGCCCGTCGCCCTGCTCGTCGTCGGTATCGGCGCCTCCCTCGGTGGCCCGACGGGGTACGCGATCAACCCGGCTCGCGACCTCGGGCCGCGCATCATGCACGCGGTCCTGCCCATCAGGGGGAAGGCGTCGAGCGACTGGTCGTACTCGTGGATTCCCGTCGTCGGCCCGATCATCGGCGGCCTGCTCGCCGGATGGCTCGCCATACCGCTTCTGCCCGTCATCAGCTAG
- the dhaK gene encoding dihydroxyacetone kinase subunit DhaK, with translation MKKLIGEPANVVRDALVGIELSDDRVRVDHQHRVIYRATPKDEGKVALVSGGGSGHEPMHGGFVGAGMLDAACAGEMFTSPTPDQMEAATNEVDRGAGVLHIVKNYTGDVMNFEMAAELADASGVKTESIVIDDDVAVQDSLYTAGRRGVGTTVLLEKIVGAAAEEGRDLAAVVELAKRVNGNGRSMGMALTSCTVPAAGKPTFDLPDGEMEIGIGIHGEPGRRRAPLAPASEIAEMLVDPVLDDLDMTGAPTIVMLNGMGATPLIELYLMYGEVAALLEKAGVTIARNLVGNYITSLDMAGCSLTVLRADDDVLGLWDAPVNTAGMRWGV, from the coding sequence ATGAAGAAGCTCATCGGTGAGCCGGCGAACGTGGTTCGGGATGCGCTGGTCGGCATCGAGCTCAGCGACGACCGCGTGCGCGTCGACCATCAGCATCGAGTGATCTACCGGGCGACGCCGAAGGACGAGGGCAAAGTCGCGCTCGTTTCGGGCGGCGGGTCGGGCCATGAGCCCATGCACGGCGGCTTCGTGGGCGCCGGGATGCTCGACGCGGCCTGCGCCGGAGAGATGTTCACCTCCCCGACGCCCGACCAGATGGAGGCGGCCACGAACGAGGTTGACCGCGGCGCGGGCGTGTTGCACATCGTGAAGAACTACACGGGCGACGTCATGAACTTCGAGATGGCGGCCGAGCTCGCTGACGCGTCCGGCGTGAAGACCGAGTCGATCGTGATCGACGACGACGTCGCGGTGCAGGACTCGCTGTACACGGCCGGTCGTCGAGGCGTCGGCACGACCGTGCTGCTCGAGAAGATCGTCGGGGCCGCCGCCGAGGAGGGCCGCGACCTCGCCGCCGTCGTCGAGCTCGCGAAGCGCGTCAACGGCAACGGCCGGTCGATGGGCATGGCCCTCACGAGTTGCACGGTCCCGGCCGCGGGCAAGCCGACCTTCGACCTGCCCGACGGCGAGATGGAGATCGGCATCGGCATCCACGGCGAGCCCGGACGCCGCCGCGCGCCGCTCGCGCCCGCCTCCGAGATCGCCGAGATGCTCGTCGACCCCGTGCTCGACGACCTCGACATGACGGGCGCGCCGACGATCGTGATGCTCAACGGGATGGGTGCGACGCCGCTCATCGAGCTGTACCTGATGTACGGCGAGGTTGCCGCGTTGCTCGAGAAGGCCGGCGTCACGATCGCTCGCAACCTCGTGGGCAACTACATCACCTCGCTCGACATGGCCGGGTGCTCGCTGACGGTGCTCCGCGCCGACGACGACGTGCTCGGGCTCTGGGATGCCCCCGTCAACACGGCCGGAATGCGCTGGGGGGTCTGA
- the dhaL gene encoding dihydroxyacetone kinase subunit DhaL has protein sequence MADPITVEHLSAWLRHFAATVDERHEYLTELDSAIGDADHGVNMTRGMRAVVEKLDAGAPEFADDLFKAVGMALVSSVGGASGPLYGTFFLRLGTKAGHVSEVDASSFGQALRAGLEGVIARGKAEVGDKTMLDAMVPAVEAFERSAADGSGAATAADAAASASEEGRDATEPIVARKGRASYLGDRSVGHLDPGATSTAMLFRSLATALAA, from the coding sequence GTGGCGGATCCGATCACGGTCGAACACCTCTCCGCGTGGCTTCGGCACTTCGCGGCGACGGTCGACGAGCGGCACGAGTACCTGACCGAGCTCGACTCGGCCATCGGCGACGCCGACCACGGGGTCAACATGACGCGCGGCATGCGAGCCGTCGTCGAGAAGCTCGACGCGGGCGCGCCCGAGTTCGCCGACGACCTCTTCAAGGCGGTCGGCATGGCGCTCGTGTCGAGCGTCGGCGGCGCGAGCGGCCCCCTCTACGGCACTTTTTTCCTGCGACTCGGCACGAAGGCCGGGCATGTCTCGGAGGTCGACGCGTCATCCTTCGGGCAGGCGTTGCGGGCCGGACTCGAGGGCGTCATCGCGCGCGGCAAGGCCGAGGTCGGCGACAAGACCATGCTCGACGCGATGGTTCCCGCCGTCGAGGCGTTTGAGCGGTCGGCCGCCGACGGCAGCGGGGCTGCGACGGCGGCGGACGCGGCCGCGTCCGCGTCCGAGGAGGGGCGCGATGCGACCGAGCCGATCGTCGCCCGCAAGGGACGGGCGAGCTACCTCGGCGACCGCAGCGTCGGCCACCTCGATCCCGGCGCGACCTCGACGGCGATGCTGTTCCGCTCGCTCGCGACGGCGCTCGCCGCATGA
- the dhaM gene encoding dihydroxyacetone kinase phosphoryl donor subunit DhaM, which produces MIGIVVVSHSEPLASAALDLALEMVQDAPPPIALAAGTGDGGTGTDAMRVSEAILSVDGPDGVLVLMDLGSAVLSAEMALEFAEAAGEVRLSPAPLVEGLVAAVVRAAGGASLDEVDREARSAASAKAEQLGGDGGISEPAESSGASDADSADQRLTMVVTLVNEVGLHARPAGMLVKAANDVDATVEVAANGRGPVDAKSVMGLMTLGAARGTELTVTASGPDARRALDAIRELVEDGFGEDR; this is translated from the coding sequence ATGATCGGCATCGTCGTCGTCTCGCACAGCGAACCGCTCGCCTCGGCCGCCCTCGACCTGGCGCTCGAGATGGTGCAGGATGCGCCTCCGCCGATCGCGCTTGCGGCCGGAACCGGCGACGGGGGCACGGGCACCGACGCGATGCGTGTGTCGGAGGCGATCTTGTCGGTCGACGGACCGGACGGCGTTCTCGTGCTCATGGACCTCGGCTCGGCCGTGCTCAGCGCCGAGATGGCGCTCGAGTTCGCCGAGGCGGCCGGCGAGGTGCGGCTCTCGCCCGCGCCACTCGTCGAAGGGCTCGTCGCGGCCGTCGTCAGGGCCGCTGGTGGGGCGAGCCTCGATGAGGTCGACCGGGAGGCCCGGTCGGCGGCGTCCGCGAAGGCCGAGCAGCTCGGTGGTGACGGCGGCATATCTGAACCCGCTGAGTCATCGGGAGCATCCGACGCGGATTCGGCGGATCAGCGGCTCACGATGGTCGTGACGCTGGTGAATGAGGTCGGGTTGCACGCCCGCCCCGCCGGCATGCTCGTCAAGGCCGCGAACGACGTGGATGCGACCGTCGAGGTCGCCGCGAACGGGCGCGGTCCCGTCGACGCAAAGAGCGTCATGGGCCTCATGACGCTGGGAGCCGCCCGCGGCACTGAACTGACGGTCACGGCGTCCGGGCCGGACGCGCGGCGCGCGCTCGATGCGATCCGAGAACTCGTCGAAGACGGCTTCGGGGAAGACCGATGA
- a CDS encoding LLM class flavin-dependent oxidoreductase codes for MRFSLFVHMERWDESTTHEQTFQNLTELALMAEAGGFGTVWIGEHHAMEYTISPNPMPQLAYLAARTTKIRLGAGTIIAPFWNPIRAAGEAALLDVISGGRAEIGIARGAYQIEFDRMVPGLSARDGGQHLRELVPAVRKLWHGDYAHDGEIWQFPTATSVPKPVQQPAPPIWIAARDQGSHDFAVANGCNVMVTPLMKDDGEVDDLMRKFNEANEKFPQPERPELMVLRHTHVHSPDDPEGWRPAAEGINRFYRTFDAWFGNQTAPRNGFLEPSPESKFEGRDEFSPESLHRTAMIGTPTEVIERIRHYESLGVDEYSFWIDNSLTHEQKRASLELFINEVVPAFTPVNAEAAPA; via the coding sequence ATGCGTTTTTCGCTTTTCGTCCACATGGAACGCTGGGACGAATCGACCACCCACGAGCAGACCTTCCAGAACCTGACGGAGCTCGCCCTCATGGCCGAGGCCGGAGGCTTCGGCACCGTGTGGATCGGCGAGCACCACGCCATGGAGTACACGATCTCGCCGAACCCGATGCCGCAGCTCGCCTACCTGGCCGCACGCACGACGAAGATCCGCCTCGGCGCGGGCACGATCATCGCCCCGTTCTGGAACCCCATCCGCGCCGCCGGAGAAGCCGCCCTGCTCGACGTGATCTCGGGCGGTCGCGCCGAAATCGGCATCGCGCGCGGCGCCTATCAGATCGAGTTCGACCGCATGGTGCCGGGCCTGTCGGCCCGCGACGGCGGCCAGCATCTCCGCGAGCTCGTCCCCGCGGTTCGCAAGCTCTGGCACGGCGACTACGCGCACGATGGCGAGATCTGGCAGTTCCCGACCGCCACGAGCGTGCCGAAGCCCGTGCAGCAGCCCGCGCCGCCGATCTGGATCGCGGCGCGTGACCAGGGGTCGCACGACTTCGCCGTCGCCAACGGCTGCAACGTCATGGTGACGCCCCTGATGAAGGACGATGGCGAGGTCGACGACCTCATGCGCAAGTTCAACGAGGCCAACGAGAAGTTCCCGCAGCCCGAGCGCCCCGAGCTCATGGTCCTGCGGCACACGCATGTGCACTCCCCCGACGACCCCGAGGGATGGCGTCCCGCTGCCGAGGGCATCAACCGGTTCTACCGCACGTTCGATGCGTGGTTCGGCAACCAGACCGCTCCCCGCAACGGGTTCCTCGAGCCGAGCCCCGAGTCGAAGTTCGAGGGTCGCGACGAGTTCAGTCCCGAGTCGCTGCACCGGACGGCCATGATCGGGACGCCCACGGAGGTCATCGAGCGCATCCGGCACTACGAGTCGCTCGGCGTCGACGAGTACAGCTTCTGGATCGACAACTCGCTCACGCACGAGCAGAAGCGGGCGTCGCTCGAGCTGTTCATCAACGAGGTCGTTCCGGCGTTCACGCCGGTGAACGCCGAGGCCGCGCCCGCCTAG
- a CDS encoding tautomerase family protein codes for MPFIDVSIAEGRTPEELRAFVQALHEAAEATVGATPDNTVVVLREVPPTHWSRGNVTIAERRAGA; via the coding sequence ATGCCGTTCATCGACGTTTCAATCGCCGAGGGCCGCACCCCGGAAGAGCTGCGCGCCTTTGTGCAGGCCCTGCACGAAGCGGCGGAGGCGACCGTCGGCGCGACGCCGGACAACACCGTCGTCGTGCTGCGCGAGGTCCCGCCGACGCACTGGTCGCGCGGCAACGTCACGATCGCCGAACGGCGAGCCGGGGCCTAG
- a CDS encoding aldehyde dehydrogenase: MTERVDHFIGGAPSGPANGEYFVSTNPATLETLYEVARGGEEDVRRAVAAAKRAFESPAWAGLTPTKRGHLLRRLADLVGEHADELARLESLDNGKLLREMRGQLATLPEYLYYYGGLADKVQGAQVPTMNPAILNYTQREPLGVVGAITPWNSPLTLTTSKLAPALAAGNTVVIKPSEHTSRTVLRFAELVAEAGFPDGVVNVVTGYGGEAGAALVAHPDLAKISFTGSTATGSRIAQQAAARFIGCTLELGGKSPNIVFADANVQNAAMGVIAGIFAAAGQTCIAGSRVFAHRSVYDELVELVSRRAESIVIGDPMHDSTELGPLAFGDQLEKVESYVHLGVDEGARVRSGGARPDVGLPGYYFSPTVLTDVNNDMRVVREEIFGPVAAIMPFDTEDEVVALANDTDYGLAAGVWTQNLARAHRMARRLEAGTVWINTYRAMSPMSPRQGFKSSGVGIEHGLESMHEYTRLKSVWVNTDEGAVDDPFVMRS, translated from the coding sequence ATGACCGAGCGAGTCGACCACTTCATCGGCGGCGCCCCGAGCGGCCCCGCGAACGGCGAGTACTTCGTCAGCACCAATCCCGCCACGCTCGAGACGCTGTACGAGGTCGCGAGGGGCGGGGAAGAGGATGTCCGCCGCGCGGTCGCCGCGGCGAAGCGCGCCTTCGAGTCGCCCGCCTGGGCCGGGCTCACGCCGACGAAGCGCGGCCACCTGCTGCGCCGGCTCGCGGATCTCGTCGGTGAGCACGCCGACGAGCTCGCGCGCCTCGAGAGCCTCGACAATGGCAAGCTCCTGCGCGAGATGCGCGGCCAGCTCGCGACACTGCCCGAGTACCTCTACTACTACGGCGGGCTCGCCGACAAGGTGCAGGGGGCGCAGGTCCCGACCATGAACCCGGCCATCCTCAACTACACCCAGCGCGAGCCGCTCGGCGTGGTCGGCGCGATCACCCCCTGGAACTCGCCGCTCACCCTCACGACGTCGAAGCTCGCACCGGCCCTCGCAGCGGGCAACACCGTCGTGATCAAGCCGAGCGAGCACACGTCGCGCACCGTTCTGCGGTTTGCGGAGCTCGTGGCCGAGGCCGGGTTCCCAGACGGCGTCGTGAACGTTGTCACCGGCTACGGCGGCGAGGCCGGCGCCGCGCTCGTCGCGCACCCCGATCTCGCGAAGATCTCATTCACCGGGTCGACGGCGACGGGCTCGCGCATCGCGCAACAGGCCGCGGCGCGATTCATCGGCTGCACGCTCGAGCTCGGCGGCAAGAGCCCCAACATCGTGTTCGCTGACGCGAACGTGCAGAACGCCGCGATGGGCGTCATCGCGGGCATCTTCGCAGCCGCGGGACAGACGTGCATCGCGGGAAGCCGAGTCTTCGCCCACCGCAGCGTTTACGACGAGCTCGTCGAGCTCGTCTCCCGCCGGGCCGAGTCGATCGTCATCGGCGACCCGATGCACGACTCGACCGAGCTCGGCCCGCTCGCGTTCGGCGATCAGCTCGAGAAGGTCGAGTCGTACGTGCACCTGGGCGTTGACGAGGGTGCGAGGGTGCGCTCGGGCGGCGCACGCCCCGACGTGGGCTTGCCCGGCTACTACTTCTCGCCGACCGTGCTCACCGACGTGAACAACGACATGCGCGTCGTGCGCGAGGAGATCTTCGGCCCCGTCGCCGCGATCATGCCGTTCGACACCGAGGACGAGGTCGTGGCCCTCGCCAACGACACCGACTACGGTCTGGCGGCCGGCGTGTGGACGCAGAACCTCGCCCGCGCACACCGAATGGCGCGCCGCCTCGAAGCCGGCACCGTGTGGATCAACACGTACCGCGCGATGTCACCGATGTCGCCGAGGCAGGGCTTCAAGTCGTCGGGCGTCGGCATCGAGCACGGCCTCGAGTCGATGCACGAGTACACGCGTCTCAAGAGCGTGTGGGTCAACACTGACGAAGGCGCCGTCGACGACCCGTTCGTCATGCGCTCCTAG
- a CDS encoding alpha/beta fold hydrolase: MAGAMSTNAALGADAVPASETGIVLLHGVGLDHTMWRAVQDLLPRASVAIDLPGHGAQPPLRTPQTLASLADDVLRRLPDGPVDLVGFSLGALIAQHLARFRPDRVRSLACVSSVCRRTEPERAAVEARLRTAHEAFVESAEASIERWYPAGTPVPAGDIEATRRTLLANDVESYLHAYAVFARGDAEIAGELSGITAPTLAVTGELDPGSTPDMSRRLADAIPGARAEIVPGARHMLPLEAPRALVAALITHLDHHYDTREGAFA; the protein is encoded by the coding sequence GTGGCCGGCGCGATGTCGACGAACGCCGCCCTCGGCGCGGACGCCGTGCCCGCGTCGGAGACCGGGATCGTCCTGCTGCACGGGGTCGGGCTCGACCACACGATGTGGCGGGCGGTGCAAGACCTGCTGCCCCGGGCATCCGTCGCCATCGACCTTCCCGGCCATGGCGCGCAGCCGCCGCTGCGGACCCCGCAGACGCTCGCATCGCTCGCCGACGACGTGCTTCGCCGCCTGCCCGACGGGCCGGTCGACCTCGTCGGCTTCTCGCTCGGCGCGCTCATCGCCCAGCACCTCGCGCGCTTCCGCCCTGATCGCGTTCGCAGCCTCGCCTGTGTCAGCTCGGTCTGCCGGCGCACTGAGCCGGAGCGGGCCGCGGTCGAGGCCCGTCTGCGCACGGCGCACGAGGCCTTCGTCGAGAGCGCTGAAGCGTCGATCGAACGCTGGTATCCGGCGGGCACTCCCGTGCCGGCCGGCGACATCGAGGCGACTCGGCGCACCCTCCTCGCAAACGACGTCGAGTCGTACCTGCACGCGTATGCCGTGTTCGCTCGCGGCGACGCCGAGATCGCCGGAGAGCTCAGCGGAATCACGGCCCCGACGCTCGCCGTCACGGGAGAGCTCGACCCGGGATCGACCCCTGACATGTCGCGGCGCCTCGCCGACGCGATCCCCGGCGCCCGCGCCGAGATCGTGCCCGGCGCGCGACACATGCTGCCGCTCGAGGCCCCGAGGGCGCTCGTCGCCGCGCTCATCACCCACCTCGACCACCACTACGACACCCGCGAAGGAGCATTCGCATGA
- a CDS encoding amino acid synthesis family protein: MNLRKIVTIVEEIVSEGGRPVDPAARVAIVAAVIDNPWAGEGFVDDLAPGIEATASDLGALLAPRVIEALGAPIEAYGKAGIVGLNGEIEHGSALIHTLKFGDHFRRAANATTLLPAVEKRATAGTLFDIPLKHITDQTIRSHHQSVEVRIPDAPHPNEIVIALAGAAQGRPQQRLAPLASEQ; this comes from the coding sequence GTGAACCTGCGAAAGATCGTCACCATCGTCGAAGAGATCGTCAGCGAGGGAGGCCGCCCCGTCGATCCCGCGGCTCGCGTCGCGATCGTGGCGGCCGTCATCGACAACCCGTGGGCCGGCGAGGGCTTCGTCGACGACCTCGCCCCGGGCATCGAGGCGACCGCTTCCGATCTCGGTGCGCTGCTCGCGCCCCGCGTCATCGAGGCGCTCGGCGCGCCCATCGAGGCGTACGGCAAAGCCGGCATCGTCGGGCTGAACGGCGAGATCGAGCACGGCTCCGCGCTGATCCACACCCTCAAGTTCGGCGATCACTTCCGCAGGGCGGCGAACGCGACGACGCTCCTGCCCGCGGTCGAGAAGCGCGCCACCGCAGGCACCCTCTTCGACATCCCCCTCAAGCACATCACCGACCAGACGATCCGCTCGCACCACCAGTCGGTCGAGGTACGGATCCCGGATGCTCCGCACCCGAACGAGATCGTCATCGCCCTTGCCGGCGCTGCACAGGGCCGCCCCCAGCAGCGCCTCGCTCCCCTCGCGAGCGAGCAGTAA
- a CDS encoding amino acid synthesis family protein: MTSETLPAADTAPAAHPVSTDAGLSAGHELARAVGIRRLVTATEELVTEGGTPAERRILRASAVAVLANPWCGTGTSEDLQPETERIAPVLAKLIADRLLDALGGADAVEAFGKAAVVGLRGEIEHAGALVHTPFFGNLVREFLEGTSIICFSDDRAEAGTSIRVPLWHKTAAATRSHYQTLDVHLADAPHPDELAVIAVASTGPRPHARIGDRTTDRAVTSEVLKGTSK; encoded by the coding sequence ATGACGAGCGAGACCCTGCCAGCGGCCGACACCGCACCCGCTGCGCACCCCGTGTCTACGGATGCCGGGTTGTCCGCCGGACACGAGCTCGCGCGTGCCGTCGGCATCCGGCGCCTCGTCACCGCCACGGAGGAGCTCGTCACCGAGGGCGGCACGCCGGCCGAGCGCCGCATCTTGCGCGCCAGCGCCGTCGCCGTGCTCGCGAACCCCTGGTGCGGCACCGGCACGAGCGAAGACCTGCAGCCGGAGACCGAGCGCATCGCGCCGGTGCTCGCGAAACTCATCGCCGATCGGCTGCTCGACGCGCTCGGCGGTGCCGACGCGGTCGAGGCCTTCGGCAAGGCCGCGGTCGTCGGACTTCGCGGCGAGATCGAGCACGCCGGCGCGCTCGTGCACACGCCCTTCTTCGGCAACCTCGTGCGCGAGTTCCTCGAGGGCACCTCCATCATCTGCTTCTCGGACGATCGTGCCGAGGCCGGCACGTCGATCCGCGTGCCCCTGTGGCACAAGACGGCCGCCGCCACGCGAAGCCATTACCAGACGCTCGACGTGCATCTGGCCGACGCGCCACACCCCGACGAGCTCGCCGTTATCGCCGTCGCCTCGACGGGTCCCCGCCCCCACGCTCGCATCGGTGACCGCACCACCGACCGTGCCGTGACCTCCGAAGTTCTGAAGGGAACCAGCAAGTGA
- a CDS encoding GntR family transcriptional regulator — protein sequence MHQVPPLGATHDDESSLLVRLRRLVLSGDYPPGTQLAEVALAQEFDVSRTPVREALKQLENEGLVEIRPKVGTFVRTPTQREIVELFELKEGLEGLAAGLLARRGTTPELDALERNLDSSDAAAETDDTEAYARLVHEFHWTIVLGADNTKLTEHYERLMNQLAYHRIVLRTVQHPGRIIASTGEHRAIVEAIRSKDALGAEFAMRDHVAMSSREALLPAGAGRNTVIRSEPAAGGTDDDHEHGRTRGHTHERTPA from the coding sequence ATGCACCAGGTGCCGCCCCTCGGGGCAACCCACGACGACGAGTCCAGCCTGCTCGTCCGCCTTCGTCGGCTCGTGCTGAGCGGCGACTACCCGCCGGGCACCCAGCTCGCCGAAGTCGCGCTGGCGCAGGAGTTCGACGTGAGCCGCACTCCGGTGCGGGAGGCGCTCAAGCAGCTCGAAAACGAAGGCCTCGTCGAGATCCGCCCGAAGGTGGGCACCTTCGTCCGCACGCCGACCCAGCGCGAGATCGTCGAGCTCTTCGAGCTCAAGGAGGGGCTCGAGGGTCTCGCGGCCGGGTTGCTCGCTCGGCGCGGCACGACGCCTGAGCTGGATGCGCTCGAGCGGAACCTCGACTCCTCCGACGCCGCGGCCGAGACCGACGACACGGAGGCGTACGCGAGGCTCGTGCACGAGTTCCACTGGACGATCGTGCTCGGCGCCGACAACACCAAGCTCACCGAACACTACGAGCGGTTGATGAACCAGCTCGCGTACCACCGCATCGTGCTGCGTACCGTGCAGCATCCTGGGCGGATCATCGCCTCCACCGGCGAGCACCGCGCGATCGTCGAGGCGATCCGCTCGAAGGATGCCCTCGGTGCCGAGTTCGCCATGCGCGACCACGTTGCGATGTCGAGTCGCGAAGCCCTGCTGCCGGCGGGGGCCGGGAGAAACACGGTCATCCGCAGTGAACCTGCGGCAGGTGGCACCGACGACGACCACGAACACGGCCGCACCCGCGGCCACACCCACGAGAGGACGCCAGCATGA